The Endozoicomonas montiporae CL-33 genome contains a region encoding:
- a CDS encoding ImmA/IrrE family metallo-endopeptidase → MSYTREQIKERANGLIRSLDIGDQIPVPIEQVATRLGYGYENFLPDESTRNVAGAVSHSQKMIYLNDEDSARRQLFTLAHELGHIVLHFDPTNPDQNFVDYRTPGPKNTREKEADMFAAELLMPEQHFINSWAHWSGIASLVAADFAVSEYAAEVRARVLGLM, encoded by the coding sequence ATGAGTTATACAAGAGAGCAAATTAAGGAGCGGGCTAACGGTTTAATACGTAGCCTTGATATCGGCGATCAGATTCCCGTTCCAATAGAACAAGTTGCAACTCGCCTTGGATATGGTTACGAGAATTTCTTACCTGATGAGTCAACCAGAAATGTTGCTGGTGCTGTCAGCCACTCGCAAAAAATGATTTACCTCAATGATGAGGACTCAGCCCGTAGACAGCTTTTCACCCTTGCTCATGAGCTGGGTCACATTGTCTTGCATTTTGATCCAACCAATCCTGACCAGAACTTTGTTGACTACCGGACGCCCGGACCAAAAAACACCAGAGAGAAAGAAGCTGATATGTTTGCAGCTGAGCTGCTTATGCCAGAGCAGCATTTCATAAACAGCTGGGCTCATTGGTCTGGAATTGCTTCTCTGGTAGCAGCCGACTTTGCAGTCAGTGAATATGCTGCAGAAGTAAGAGCCAGAGTACTCGGTTTGATGTAA
- a CDS encoding phage late control D family protein has product MQPEFTLEADRQDITDAIRDRLISLSVTDESGIQSDTLEIKLDDRDRSVRLPRTGAELFLHLGYRNDKLSPMGLFIVDELNTEGPPDSLTIRARAADFRQSLKSQNTRSWENVTLDDLTRTIAGNHQLEPVIAETLKDKTIAHIDQTEESDLHFLTRLARQYDAVSTIKEGRLLFVPKGQGRTASGKDLPAISLTPEQLTRYRFTMTDRGKYTAVIAHWHNSATAQRVPVRVGEPDTKPVYTLRGQHPDEEAAKVAARSKLDSLQRGTQTASLTLPGSPSLRVEGKLTLTGFRNGIDGDWVINQVTHKLGRSGFVTTVRAESVEG; this is encoded by the coding sequence ATGCAGCCAGAATTTACTCTTGAAGCCGACCGTCAGGATATTACCGACGCTATACGCGATCGACTTATATCCCTGAGTGTTACCGATGAATCCGGTATCCAGTCTGACACACTTGAAATCAAGCTCGATGACCGTGACCGATCCGTACGCTTACCCCGAACCGGCGCCGAACTGTTCCTGCATCTGGGCTACCGTAACGACAAACTCAGCCCGATGGGATTGTTCATTGTGGACGAGCTCAACACGGAAGGCCCACCTGACTCACTCACCATCCGGGCAAGGGCTGCTGATTTCAGGCAAAGCCTCAAATCCCAGAACACCCGCAGCTGGGAGAACGTCACCCTCGATGACTTAACCCGCACCATTGCCGGCAACCATCAACTTGAGCCGGTGATTGCTGAAACATTGAAAGACAAAACCATTGCCCACATCGACCAGACTGAAGAGTCGGATCTACATTTCCTAACACGACTGGCCAGACAGTACGACGCGGTCAGCACAATAAAAGAAGGACGATTACTGTTTGTTCCCAAAGGACAAGGCCGCACCGCCAGTGGTAAAGACCTGCCTGCCATTAGCCTGACACCCGAACAACTCACCCGTTACCGCTTCACCATGACCGACCGGGGCAAGTACACTGCCGTCATCGCCCACTGGCATAACAGCGCTACGGCTCAACGGGTACCCGTTAGAGTGGGAGAGCCGGACACCAAGCCCGTTTACACCTTGAGAGGCCAACACCCTGACGAAGAAGCGGCAAAAGTAGCCGCCCGCTCCAAGCTGGACAGCCTTCAGCGCGGTACCCAAACTGCAAGCCTGACCTTGCCGGGCAGTCCGTCATTGCGGGTGGAAGGGAAGCTGACCCTGACCGGGTTCCGTAACGGTATTGATGGTGACTGGGTGATTAATCAGGTAACCCATAAGTTGGGTAGAAGTGGGTTTGTGACGACGGTGCGGGCGGAGAGTGTGGAGGGGTGA
- a CDS encoding tail protein X produces the protein MKYRVTDINMLDHICLKYYGRTDVVPQVLAANPRLAQMGAVLPAGVVINLPNIAAPKAEKEVRLWD, from the coding sequence ATGAAATACCGAGTAACAGACATCAATATGCTGGATCATATCTGCCTAAAATATTATGGGCGCACCGACGTTGTCCCGCAGGTGCTGGCGGCCAATCCCAGACTAGCGCAGATGGGGGCTGTGTTGCCTGCTGGTGTTGTTATCAACCTGCCCAATATTGCTGCGCCGAAAGCTGAGAAAGAAGTGAGGTTATGGGACTGA
- a CDS encoding phage tail protein: MSDVLMTLGEYRFSVNTAAYKTLQRSSRYQWQAQQRVNRKPAQQFTGPDADTVNLEGEILPHYKGGLKQIDAMREQAGKGEPLIMTDGLGNVWGKWCITRIEETRGDLLANGAPRHIRFRLELVEYGEDRDNATGA; encoded by the coding sequence ATGAGTGATGTACTAATGACTCTGGGTGAGTACCGTTTCAGCGTAAACACGGCAGCTTACAAAACCCTTCAGCGTTCCAGTCGTTACCAGTGGCAGGCACAACAGCGAGTCAACCGGAAACCCGCCCAACAGTTCACCGGACCCGATGCTGATACGGTGAATCTGGAAGGTGAAATACTGCCCCACTACAAAGGCGGCCTGAAGCAGATCGACGCCATGCGGGAACAGGCAGGCAAGGGCGAGCCTTTAATCATGACCGATGGTTTGGGTAACGTGTGGGGCAAGTGGTGTATCACCCGAATAGAAGAAACCCGGGGTGACTTGCTCGCCAATGGAGCGCCGCGGCATATCCGCTTTCGGCTGGAACTGGTGGAGTATGGGGAAGATCGTGACAATGCAACAGGAGCTTAA
- a CDS encoding phage tail tape measure protein, with the protein MADTKLSVIIQAVDKVTAPIRKITRSTDKFSDSLGKQTKALSQLKGHQKNIDALKALQSKLGSTASELDKARLRTSQLAKELQKTSKPTKKLQQEFERSKKKCQKLATLHQTLRNETREMRGELRSAGIDTRHLGQASEQVAGKMGKLGDRMKAIEQRSKALSKAAEKYDRGLQRSANMMFVGEATRRVGQSFTNILRAPLQQAIDFESAMADVRKVVDFDTPEQFKAFGNQLKEMSKTIPITKEGLAEIAAAGGQLGVNRNALPTFVETVAKMSTAFDMLPEEAGDAMAKLANVYQIPISEMDKLGDVINHLSDNTAAKARDIVPALQRIGGTAKTFGLSAREAAALADAFIALGKPPEVASTAINALLIKLQTAEQQGAKFQDGLAELGYSASDLSMAIGDDAQGALSDFLESVSQLDNQSRAGVLANLFGTEYADDISLLTGSLEQYQKAVRLTNDETQFAGSMQREFDNRSNTTGNKIQLMQQRWQALQERIGQALLPVLERLMPKIENIIEGINKFVEESPGMTTGIVSLIGGIGTIALITAPVITAIAALTGAVAMLGFTAKKASLQMGGAGVGGIGSAGGKARKGGRLARAGKAMGGKLGLVGAGIGALSVGSTLMNSNLSAGEKAADVSNTAGSIGGALGGAKLGAALGTVIAPGIGTAVGGVLGSIIGGVGGSMLGDKIGSLFTGNDGEPEKAVASNLPKTGAAAAVTAALVATPAVAAPAPITQQQMTTVERIQIYQRPDEDAEALTERIMERIDEKNAYQEQGAQHDE; encoded by the coding sequence ATGGCCGATACCAAGCTCTCCGTGATTATTCAGGCGGTGGATAAAGTCACGGCTCCAATTCGGAAAATTACCCGCAGTACCGACAAGTTCTCTGACAGTCTGGGCAAGCAGACAAAGGCCTTGTCACAACTGAAAGGTCATCAAAAAAACATTGATGCCCTGAAAGCACTCCAGAGCAAGCTAGGGTCTACAGCGTCGGAACTGGACAAGGCGCGACTGAGAACCTCGCAGCTGGCAAAAGAGCTACAAAAAACCAGCAAGCCGACCAAGAAACTTCAGCAAGAGTTTGAACGCTCCAAGAAGAAATGCCAGAAGTTGGCGACGCTGCACCAGACCTTACGCAATGAAACCCGGGAGATGCGCGGCGAGTTGCGCAGCGCAGGCATCGACACCCGACATCTGGGTCAGGCCAGCGAACAGGTCGCCGGTAAAATGGGTAAGCTCGGCGACCGAATGAAGGCCATTGAACAACGATCCAAAGCCCTGAGCAAAGCCGCCGAGAAATACGACCGTGGTCTGCAACGATCTGCCAACATGATGTTTGTGGGAGAGGCTACAAGGCGTGTCGGGCAAAGCTTTACCAACATTCTTAGAGCACCACTCCAGCAAGCCATTGATTTTGAGTCGGCGATGGCCGATGTGCGCAAGGTGGTGGACTTTGACACGCCGGAGCAATTTAAAGCCTTTGGTAATCAGCTCAAGGAAATGAGCAAAACCATTCCCATCACCAAGGAAGGCTTGGCAGAGATTGCCGCCGCCGGTGGTCAGCTGGGTGTGAATCGCAATGCTTTGCCTACCTTTGTTGAAACCGTGGCGAAAATGTCCACCGCTTTTGACATGCTGCCGGAAGAAGCAGGCGACGCCATGGCGAAGCTGGCTAACGTTTACCAGATCCCTATTTCTGAAATGGATAAGCTGGGTGATGTTATTAATCACCTGTCGGATAACACGGCAGCGAAAGCCCGCGATATTGTGCCTGCACTCCAGCGTATTGGTGGTACAGCAAAAACCTTTGGCTTGTCTGCCCGGGAAGCGGCTGCGTTAGCCGATGCCTTTATTGCCCTGGGCAAACCACCTGAAGTGGCCAGTACGGCTATCAATGCTCTGTTAATTAAACTCCAGACAGCAGAGCAGCAGGGCGCAAAGTTCCAGGACGGACTGGCAGAACTGGGCTATTCGGCCAGCGACTTGTCAATGGCCATTGGTGATGATGCTCAAGGAGCGCTGAGTGATTTTCTGGAAAGCGTGTCACAACTGGATAACCAGTCACGGGCAGGCGTACTGGCTAACTTGTTTGGTACCGAATACGCAGACGACATATCACTGCTAACCGGTAGCCTTGAGCAGTACCAAAAAGCCGTCCGGCTGACTAATGATGAAACACAGTTTGCCGGTAGTATGCAGCGGGAGTTTGATAACCGTTCCAACACTACTGGCAACAAGATCCAGCTGATGCAGCAACGCTGGCAAGCCCTGCAGGAGCGCATCGGACAAGCCCTGCTGCCGGTACTGGAACGATTGATGCCCAAGATTGAGAACATTATTGAAGGCATCAACAAATTTGTGGAAGAAAGCCCCGGCATGACCACAGGTATTGTCAGCCTGATCGGGGGCATTGGTACCATTGCCCTGATCACTGCCCCGGTGATTACCGCCATTGCTGCATTGACTGGTGCAGTAGCGATGCTCGGATTCACAGCGAAAAAAGCCAGTCTGCAAATGGGCGGGGCTGGTGTTGGAGGGATAGGCTCTGCTGGCGGCAAGGCAAGAAAAGGCGGGCGACTTGCCCGTGCCGGTAAAGCCATGGGTGGCAAACTGGGACTGGTCGGCGCAGGGATTGGAGCGTTAAGTGTTGGCTCTACTCTGATGAACAGCAACCTGAGTGCCGGAGAAAAAGCCGCCGATGTTAGCAACACGGCAGGCAGTATTGGCGGTGCTTTAGGTGGTGCGAAACTGGGTGCCGCTTTGGGAACAGTCATCGCCCCCGGTATCGGTACTGCTGTTGGTGGCGTACTCGGCTCCATCATTGGTGGCGTTGGCGGTAGTATGCTGGGCGATAAAATTGGCAGCCTGTTTACCGGCAATGATGGCGAGCCTGAAAAAGCCGTTGCCAGTAATCTACCCAAAACGGGAGCCGCCGCAGCCGTCACCGCTGCACTGGTGGCGACACCCGCTGTAGCTGCACCAGCACCGATTACCCAGCAGCAAATGACCACCGTCGAACGCATCCAGATTTACCAGCGTCCGGACGAAGACGCCGAAGCCCTGACCGAGCGTATTATGGAACGGATCGACGAGAAGAACGCCTATCAGGAACAGGGAGCCCAGCACGATGAGTGA
- a CDS encoding GpE family phage tail protein, producing the protein MANLAILFHWSLPDMKSMPLEELVAFHKLALERAPKHNR; encoded by the coding sequence ATGGCTAACCTTGCGATCTTGTTTCACTGGTCACTGCCAGATATGAAGTCGATGCCACTGGAAGAACTGGTTGCCTTTCACAAGCTGGCACTGGAAAGGGCTCCAAAACACAATCGTTAA
- a CDS encoding phage tail assembly protein: MSKKEAFKLQYPIEVDGIETDTLHLRRMTVADLEAVEHEKNELKRGTAILARLANIPPAVVSTMDVADFEKISEKAAGFLV; encoded by the coding sequence ATGAGCAAAAAAGAAGCCTTTAAACTGCAATACCCCATCGAAGTGGATGGCATTGAAACCGATACTCTGCATTTACGACGGATGACCGTTGCGGATCTGGAAGCGGTTGAGCATGAAAAAAACGAACTGAAACGGGGTACAGCTATTCTCGCCAGGCTGGCGAACATTCCACCGGCAGTAGTGAGCACCATGGACGTTGCTGACTTTGAGAAAATCTCAGAAAAGGCGGCGGGTTTTTTGGTTTAA
- a CDS encoding phage major tail tube protein has product MIKDILVNMNLYFDGEDFVGQAQELSPPKITPKFREYMAGGMGAPVDIPTGEVEKMESEFTLNSCSRSVLKQLKVVPGETVPFEFRGATVSQDGSKGQVIVTQRGLIKETDYGTWKPGDDTTLKVGMTLHYYRLTIDREVIHEIDPVNLVCIINGVDQTAELRDALGI; this is encoded by the coding sequence ATGATCAAGGACATCCTGGTCAATATGAACCTGTACTTTGATGGCGAGGATTTCGTCGGTCAGGCGCAGGAACTGTCACCACCCAAAATCACTCCGAAGTTTCGGGAGTACATGGCAGGCGGTATGGGCGCACCGGTGGATATTCCCACCGGTGAAGTGGAAAAGATGGAGAGCGAGTTCACCCTCAACAGTTGCAGCCGTTCGGTATTGAAGCAGCTGAAAGTGGTACCGGGTGAAACTGTCCCTTTTGAATTCCGTGGGGCAACCGTCAGTCAGGACGGAAGTAAGGGGCAAGTCATTGTTACCCAGCGCGGTCTGATTAAGGAGACCGACTATGGTACTTGGAAGCCCGGCGACGACACCACCCTGAAAGTCGGTATGACCCTGCATTACTACCGGCTGACCATTGATCGTGAAGTGATTCATGAGATTGATCCGGTCAACCTGGTCTGCATTATCAATGGTGTGGATCAAACCGCCGAGTTGCGGGACGCGTTGGGTATTTAA
- a CDS encoding phage tail sheath subtilisin-like domain-containing protein: MATDFLHGVEVVEIDGGTRPIRTVKSSVIGLIGTAPNADPIQFPVNTPVLIAGNRTEAAALGDGGTLPSAIDGIFDQVGAAVVVVRVEEGSDDADTLSNVIGGVGAGGEYEGVHAFLGAKSIVGVQPRILCAPNFSHKDAGGAELVVVAERLRAVAIIDGPNTDDAAAKTYADNFGSHRAYLVDPWVRVWDTSLNAETVEPASARVAGMIARSDNERGFWWSPSNTEMRGIIGTARPVDFALGDVNSRANLLNEENVSTIIRENGFRLWGNRTLGADPQWAFLSVRRTADIIQDSIQRAHLWAVDRNITKTYVENVTDGVNAYLRELKALGAIQGGKCWADAELNTKESIQAGKVYFDFDFGPFSPAERITFRSHLNNDYLEEIVA, translated from the coding sequence ATGGCCACGGACTTTTTACATGGCGTTGAGGTCGTGGAGATTGATGGCGGAACGCGGCCGATCCGCACCGTCAAAAGCTCCGTGATCGGGCTGATTGGTACAGCGCCCAATGCCGACCCGATTCAATTTCCGGTCAATACACCGGTACTGATTGCCGGTAACCGCACGGAAGCCGCCGCACTGGGCGACGGTGGCACACTGCCGTCTGCTATTGATGGTATCTTCGATCAGGTGGGTGCTGCTGTTGTGGTGGTGCGTGTCGAAGAAGGGTCAGACGATGCTGACACTTTGTCCAATGTGATTGGCGGTGTAGGTGCTGGCGGTGAGTACGAGGGCGTTCATGCCTTTCTGGGTGCCAAGAGTATTGTGGGTGTTCAGCCCCGTATTCTCTGTGCGCCAAACTTCAGCCATAAAGATGCTGGCGGTGCCGAGTTGGTCGTGGTGGCAGAACGTTTGCGAGCTGTAGCGATTATCGATGGACCCAACACCGACGACGCAGCCGCCAAAACGTACGCTGATAACTTCGGCTCCCATCGTGCTTATCTGGTGGATCCGTGGGTAAGGGTTTGGGACACCAGCCTGAACGCCGAAACCGTTGAGCCTGCGTCTGCCAGGGTGGCGGGTATGATTGCCCGTTCCGACAACGAGCGCGGCTTCTGGTGGTCACCGTCCAATACCGAAATGCGCGGTATTATCGGCACAGCCCGCCCGGTTGATTTCGCGTTGGGCGATGTGAACAGCCGGGCCAACCTGCTGAACGAAGAGAACGTCAGCACCATCATCCGTGAAAACGGCTTCCGGCTCTGGGGTAACCGCACTCTTGGTGCTGATCCCCAGTGGGCGTTCCTGTCTGTACGACGTACGGCGGACATTATTCAGGACAGCATCCAGCGGGCGCACCTGTGGGCAGTGGATCGCAATATCACCAAGACCTATGTGGAAAACGTCACCGATGGCGTCAATGCCTATCTGCGTGAACTGAAAGCATTGGGCGCTATTCAGGGCGGTAAATGCTGGGCAGATGCTGAACTGAATACCAAAGAATCGATTCAGGCGGGTAAGGTTTACTTCGACTTTGACTTCGGTCCTTTCAGCCCTGCAGAGCGCATTACCTTCCGCAGCCACCTGAACAATGATTACCTGGAGGAGATCGTCGCATGA
- a CDS encoding gp53-like domain-containing protein, with the protein MSMMIHQSGIDAAINAQADGFSGATLSYVDLFDGNNKIKRLDLVGVQVIEPSRVYVVAQDSTTESYDVTKMDFITDGGVLFATVQHDDGSVIQSKGSTTTLILAEQLNLSAAPGSVAPSGDVSIYAPQATESLLGTAEIATQDEANGTTDDTRFITPKKLYNRTATTSRRGVVELATQSETDAGTSTSRVITAATLKSRLASFTRNATETIKGFVEIATQTEANGGTDDTKVITPKKLNSRTATESRRGVAEVATQAEANAGTDDSRIITPKKLWSILTSKFARIDVRPKFSQGINTGGKPIFFSESGDSNIDHIWHDDAGNVYHFVSDGELNQTGSANIKVGGIQLSSGARVTAISDSATSTSKTTLATSYAVDVARDDGTRQATESTRGQAEIATQSEVDAGTTHTRMVTPKTLASRLNSFARNATESIKGFVEIATQAEVNAGTNDSNAVTPKKLRAGFSYNFSSDHGYMALPSWLGGFIFQWGISVTGADGTSVVTFPVTFPTSTFITLMNSFEARFVSTDTYTSIGEYTQTSAKFYIARNNSGVIIGLRWFAIGH; encoded by the coding sequence ATGAGCATGATGATTCACCAGAGCGGCATTGATGCGGCCATTAATGCTCAGGCTGACGGCTTTTCGGGCGCGACGCTCAGCTACGTTGACCTGTTTGATGGCAACAACAAAATAAAGCGGCTTGATCTGGTGGGCGTTCAGGTCATCGAACCCTCACGGGTTTATGTGGTGGCCCAGGACAGCACCACCGAAAGCTACGACGTAACAAAGATGGACTTCATCACCGATGGCGGTGTGCTGTTCGCCACGGTTCAGCACGATGACGGATCCGTCATCCAGAGCAAAGGATCGACCACGACCCTGATACTGGCAGAACAATTGAACCTCAGTGCCGCGCCGGGTTCCGTTGCGCCGTCCGGTGATGTGTCAATCTATGCACCACAGGCGACTGAATCATTATTGGGTACGGCAGAGATTGCGACACAAGACGAAGCCAACGGCACCACCGACGACACCCGGTTCATTACGCCCAAGAAGCTCTACAACCGCACCGCCACCACTTCCAGGCGTGGCGTGGTCGAACTGGCGACACAATCAGAAACCGATGCAGGCACATCAACCAGTCGGGTAATAACAGCGGCAACCTTGAAAAGCCGGTTGGCGTCGTTCACCCGAAACGCTACCGAAACTATCAAGGGGTTTGTGGAAATCGCCACTCAAACAGAGGCGAACGGTGGCACTGATGACACAAAAGTCATCACCCCTAAAAAGCTAAACAGCCGTACCGCTACAGAAAGTCGGCGCGGCGTGGCAGAAGTCGCGACACAAGCAGAAGCCAATGCGGGAACGGATGACAGTCGAATCATTACACCCAAAAAGCTATGGAGCATTTTAACGTCGAAGTTTGCCCGGATTGATGTTCGCCCCAAATTCAGCCAAGGCATTAACACTGGCGGTAAGCCCATTTTCTTCAGCGAGTCAGGCGACAGTAACATTGACCACATCTGGCATGATGATGCCGGTAATGTCTACCACTTTGTTTCTGACGGAGAGCTGAACCAAACAGGCAGCGCCAACATTAAAGTAGGCGGCATCCAGTTAAGCAGCGGCGCAAGAGTCACCGCCATTAGCGACTCGGCAACCAGTACATCAAAAACCACCCTTGCCACGTCCTACGCCGTGGATGTTGCGCGGGATGATGGAACACGGCAGGCAACAGAATCAACACGCGGACAGGCGGAGATTGCAACGCAGTCGGAGGTGGATGCGGGGACGACTCATACACGGATGGTGACGCCTAAGACGTTGGCGAGTCGGTTAAATTCGTTTGCGCGTAATGCTACAGAGAGCATAAAAGGGTTTGTGGAAATTGCCACACAGGCAGAAGTGAATGCAGGAACAAATGACAGTAACGCCGTCACTCCAAAGAAGTTGCGTGCCGGTTTTTCTTACAATTTTTCGAGTGATCATGGCTACATGGCGTTGCCGTCGTGGTTGGGTGGTTTTATTTTTCAATGGGGGATTTCTGTAACAGGTGCCGACGGGACATCAGTTGTCACATTCCCGGTTACGTTTCCTACCAGCACATTCATAACACTGATGAATTCATTTGAGGCGCGATTTGTGTCAACCGACACGTATACATCAATCGGAGAATATACTCAGACTTCTGCCAAATTCTATATTGCACGTAACAACAGCGGTGTGATCATTGGATTAAGATGGTTTGCGATAGGACATTAA
- a CDS encoding phage tail protein I yields MSDLLPPSATQQERALASVTERIEQLPVIYRQLWNPDQCPVEFLPYLAWAFSVDDWNDDWPEHIKRQSLKDALYQHRIKGSLKAVENAIARFGTTANITEWWQQTPKGLPHTFSVDLSAQDNERQLPVLEIGTGHDEWVFCSEPIPVQTSRVYRIRFKVRQTVDSPGTDKVYAGVATLDKAFRNISGGAGTYRYCAVSGHELTVAGWQVFDGEITGTGDDHHEFRPGTAYIRPMFIVNYRDGTGTAQVAELECWDLFENKQLIPNPRFENGKQGWSRSHAGETVPDNAPGTIKTAAFRPDADLQDDIINAIKQAKPLRSDFTFNVGTVHTAPFDLQSQLSITVLHRGTWE; encoded by the coding sequence ATGTCTGACCTGTTGCCACCTTCAGCCACACAACAAGAAAGAGCCTTAGCCAGCGTAACCGAACGCATCGAACAACTGCCGGTGATTTACCGCCAGCTCTGGAACCCTGATCAATGCCCTGTTGAGTTTTTACCCTATCTTGCGTGGGCGTTCTCAGTGGATGACTGGAACGACGACTGGCCGGAACACATCAAGCGCCAGTCATTAAAAGACGCACTCTATCAACACCGCATTAAAGGCAGTTTAAAAGCGGTTGAAAACGCCATTGCCCGATTCGGTACTACGGCCAACATTACCGAGTGGTGGCAGCAAACACCGAAGGGATTACCGCACACGTTCAGCGTGGATCTGTCGGCGCAGGATAATGAGCGACAGTTGCCGGTGTTGGAAATCGGTACAGGCCACGATGAATGGGTGTTCTGTTCTGAACCTATCCCCGTGCAGACCAGTCGGGTCTATCGCATACGTTTCAAGGTTCGGCAGACGGTTGACAGTCCCGGTACGGATAAAGTTTATGCAGGTGTTGCCACGCTGGATAAGGCGTTCAGGAATATAAGCGGTGGTGCAGGTACTTATCGTTATTGTGCGGTCAGTGGTCATGAATTGACCGTTGCAGGCTGGCAGGTGTTTGACGGCGAGATCACCGGCACTGGTGACGACCATCACGAATTTCGCCCCGGCACGGCCTACATACGCCCCATGTTTATCGTCAACTACCGGGACGGAACCGGCACCGCACAGGTCGCAGAACTGGAATGCTGGGACCTGTTTGAAAACAAGCAACTGATCCCCAACCCACGGTTTGAAAACGGCAAACAAGGCTGGAGCCGGAGCCACGCAGGCGAAACCGTCCCCGACAACGCCCCCGGCACCATCAAAACCGCAGCCTTTCGACCCGACGCCGACCTGCAGGACGACATCATCAACGCCATCAAACAGGCCAAGCCGTTACGCAGCGACTTCACTTTTAACGTCGGAACAGTTCACACCGCACCGTTTGATTTGCAGTCACAGCTATCAATCACCGTACTTCACAGAGGAACATGGGAATGA
- a CDS encoding baseplate assembly protein, with amino-acid sequence MAFTVIDLSQLPPPKVVEALDFEQSLSEILAELSRRYPDFDAPVESEPAYKILEVCAYREMLLRAKINDEAQAVMLPYATGSDLDNLGALWNVQRLVIDAGDPDAIPPREPVYESDTDLRYRIQLSMEGQTNAGTEGSYIFQSLTADGQVKDAQPKRQGDASIINTILSREGDGTPSAELLQTVTNHLNQTHVRQLTDELTVQGATITTYRVRADLYTQSGLGAEQVMNAARDAVQQFVETRHRLGAIVPVSGIYGALQQAGVSRVVLHEPAADITPTDTEAAYCSAIELTQKQEALNV; translated from the coding sequence ATGGCTTTTACGGTAATCGACCTCAGCCAGTTACCGCCGCCCAAAGTGGTGGAAGCGCTGGACTTTGAGCAGAGCCTCAGCGAGATACTGGCAGAGTTGAGCCGTCGTTATCCCGACTTTGATGCACCGGTGGAAAGCGAACCGGCTTACAAAATTCTCGAAGTCTGCGCCTACCGCGAAATGCTGTTACGGGCGAAGATCAACGACGAAGCACAGGCGGTGATGCTGCCTTATGCCACAGGTTCAGACCTCGACAACCTGGGCGCACTCTGGAATGTCCAGCGTCTGGTCATTGATGCCGGAGATCCGGACGCCATACCACCCCGCGAACCTGTCTACGAAAGTGACACCGACTTACGCTATAGAATCCAGCTTTCCATGGAAGGCCAAACCAACGCTGGAACAGAAGGCTCGTACATTTTTCAAAGCCTCACCGCCGACGGACAGGTAAAAGACGCCCAACCCAAACGGCAGGGCGACGCCAGCATTATCAACACCATCCTTTCGAGAGAAGGCGACGGCACACCCTCAGCCGAACTGCTGCAAACCGTCACCAACCATTTAAACCAGACCCACGTCAGGCAGTTAACCGATGAGCTGACGGTACAGGGTGCGACCATCACCACCTACCGTGTCCGGGCTGACCTCTACACCCAAAGTGGTTTAGGCGCAGAACAGGTAATGAATGCCGCCCGCGATGCGGTTCAACAGTTTGTAGAAACGCGACACCGACTCGGGGCTATTGTGCCAGTGTCGGGTATTTACGGCGCACTGCAACAGGCAGGCGTCAGTCGTGTTGTTCTGCACGAACCCGCAGCCGACATCACCCCGACCGATACCGAAGCCGCTTACTGTTCAGCCATTGAACTGACACAAAAGCAGGAGGCATTGAATGTCTGA
- a CDS encoding GPW/gp25 family protein has protein sequence MNGIDAHTGKALSGKAHLRQSIADILRTPIGSRVMRRDYGSRLFDLIDEPVNAAWKTECYAAVAEALDQWEPRLKLERVQVVSVSSGQVTLDIEGEHLPDGKPVTLEGLII, from the coding sequence ATGAACGGCATCGACGCACACACCGGCAAAGCACTGTCCGGTAAGGCACACCTGCGCCAGAGTATTGCTGACATTCTGCGAACACCTATCGGCTCCCGCGTGATGCGACGTGACTACGGCTCCCGATTGTTTGACCTGATTGATGAGCCGGTTAACGCCGCCTGGAAAACAGAATGCTATGCCGCTGTGGCAGAAGCCCTTGATCAATGGGAGCCACGGTTAAAGCTCGAAAGAGTACAGGTAGTCAGTGTCAGCAGTGGTCAGGTGACGCTGGATATTGAAGGCGAACATTTACCGGATGGCAAACCCGTAACACTGGAAGGATTAATCATCTAA